A window of Hevea brasiliensis isolate MT/VB/25A 57/8 chromosome 14, ASM3005281v1, whole genome shotgun sequence contains these coding sequences:
- the LOC131168762 gene encoding uncharacterized protein LOC131168762 isoform X1, whose translation MKMDRYQKVEKPKAETAISENELRIAAQGRMRNYISYALSLLQDKGTDEVVLKATGRAINKTVMIAELLKRRVVVLHQITSIGSVDITDTWEPLEEGLLPLETTRHISVITITLSKKELNLSSIGYQPPIPAD comes from the exons A TGAAAATGGATCGGTACCAGAAGGTAGAGAAGCCAAAGGCTGAGACAGCTATTAGTGAGAACGAATTGAGGATTGCTGCTCAAGGGAGGATGAGGAATTACATTTCCTATGCTCTTTCTCTTCTCCAG GACAAAGGCACTGATGAGGTTGTCCTGAAAGCTACGGGTAGAGCTATCAACAAGACTGTGATGATTGCTGAATTGCTCAAG AGACGAGTTGTTGTTCTTCATCAAATCACATCAATTGGATCTGTTGATATAACTGACACTTGGGAACCCTTAGAAGAAGGTCTACTTCC CCTAGAAACCACCCGCCATATTTCAGTTATCACGATTACCCTGTCTAAGAAGGAGCTTAATTTGTCTTCTATCGG ATATCAGCCCCCAATCCCAGCTGATTAA
- the LOC131173360 gene encoding F-box/kelch-repeat protein At3g06240-like, translating into MKSPACLPQEVIVEILLKLPVISLVRCTCICKSWHSLIKNAVFFSAHLKQGLSSANDSLFLLRNFYNHEEHLSLHFDNDEFTEYMNLDKPSKLKQYYSIIGSCNGLICIADSFWGCGNAFTLWNPCIRKTLTLPKPNITLKIHGGYQAFFGFGYDLHTDDYKVLRIAASTENDQSTTEVYSLLSGSWKCLPTLVLKYEILDSFSKAFVKGVFHFIASPKNAQDRMLVLGFDVGDEVLRDNLLPETFNEEIRSVLVYMESNIAIFTLDSNYQCHLWLMKKYGDLGSWIKVFIVETQEGLIPRALRFRKSGELLLSFSEGEIVLYDLEKQQTKSLGIHKKLGDWIFLHPYVESLMLLDKAHH; encoded by the coding sequence ATGAAAAGTCCAGCCTGTTTACCTCAAGAAGTGATTGTAGAAATTCTTCTGAAATTGCCTGTTATATCCCTTGTAAGATGCACATGCATATGCAAATCTTGGCACTCGCTCATTAAAAACGCTGTTTTCTTTTCCGCTCACCTCAAACAAGGCCTTTCTTCAGCTAATGATTCCCTATTTCTTCTCAGAAATTTCTATAATCATGAAGAGCACTTATCCCTCCATTTTGACAATGACGAATTTACAGAATATATGAATCTGGACAAACCTTCAAAACTCAAGCAGTATTACAGTATCATTGGTTCTTGCAATGGCTTGATTTGCATCGCAGATAGTTTTTGGGGTTGTGGCAATGCCTTCACTTTATGGAACCCCTGCATCAGGAAGACCTTAACCCTCCCCAAGCCAAATATCACCTTGAAAATCCATGGTGGTTACCAGGCTTTTTTTGGTTTTGGGTATGACCTACACACAGATGACTACAAAGTGTTGAGAATCGCTGCATCCACCGAGAATGATCAGTCTACAACTGAGGTTTATTCTCTTCTTTCAGGTTCTTGGAAGTGTCTTCCTACACTAGTGCTAAAATATGAAATCCTCGATTCTTTTTCGAAGGCATTCGTCAAAGGAGTTTTCCATTTTATTGCTTCTCCGAAGAATGCTCAGGATAGGATGTTGGTTCTGGGTTTTGATGTGGGTGACGAGGTTTTGCGCGACAATCTGCTACCGGAAACTTTCAATGAAGAGATTCGATCTGTACTTGTGTATATGGAGTCAAACATTGCAATTTTCACACTAGACTCAAATTATCAGTGTCATCTATGGTTAATGAAGAAGTATGGTGATCTTGGGTCATGGATTAAGGTGTTCATTGTTGAGACTCAAGAGGGATTAATACCTAGAGCATTAAGATTTAGGAAAAGTGGAGAATTGCTATTGAGCTTCAGTGAAGGGGAGATCGTTTTATACGATTTAGAGAAGCAGCAGACCAAGAGCCTTGGGATTCATAAGAAACTAGGCGATTGGATTTTCCTACATCCTTATGTTGAAAGTCTAATGTTACTTGATAAAGCTCATCACTAG
- the LOC131168762 gene encoding uncharacterized protein LOC131168762 isoform X2: MKMDRYQKVEKPKAETAISENELRIAAQGRMRNYISYALSLLQDKGTDEVVLKATGRAINKTVMIAELLKRRVVVLHQITSIGSVDITDTWEPLEEGLLPLETTRHISVITITLSKKELNLSSIG; the protein is encoded by the exons A TGAAAATGGATCGGTACCAGAAGGTAGAGAAGCCAAAGGCTGAGACAGCTATTAGTGAGAACGAATTGAGGATTGCTGCTCAAGGGAGGATGAGGAATTACATTTCCTATGCTCTTTCTCTTCTCCAG GACAAAGGCACTGATGAGGTTGTCCTGAAAGCTACGGGTAGAGCTATCAACAAGACTGTGATGATTGCTGAATTGCTCAAG AGACGAGTTGTTGTTCTTCATCAAATCACATCAATTGGATCTGTTGATATAACTGACACTTGGGAACCCTTAGAAGAAGGTCTACTTCC CCTAGAAACCACCCGCCATATTTCAGTTATCACGATTACCCTGTCTAAGAAGGAGCTTAATTTGTCTTCTATCGG GTAA